tgcttccttttATTAAAGAGCGACTGCCCCTGAAAAATAACTTCTCGTTTAGAAAATGTCCGGTTTCGCATCGATATGAGACAGAAACATTTACTCTAGTGTCAACATTGACGACAAAGTGTAAATAGAATAACTTTGGTCATAAAGGCAGTCTCGTCCAAAACAGAAATTTGCGAGATTATAGGTAAAAGTGTATGACACTGGAATTACTAAAGCCAATGATaatggatgcatcccaaatggcaccctattgtctatatagtgcactacttttgaccagggcccatagtgaaccatgtagggaatagggtgccatttggaacgtatcCTCTGAGCACCTGCCCTTTACGTAATTAATAGAACGTAGGTTTGATATAGATGTTTATGGCTTTTACATGGAAAAATGCCCAAAGCAGGTTTAAGAAATCTGATGTTGCCAGTGGTTCTAGGATTTAGCTCAGAGGTCTACACAGTATCGTGGTGTGCAGGAGACCTAGGTTGTAACCTATCTGGTTTCATTAGGAAACAGGTAACATGGAAGGATACTTATTTTAAAATGTGGAATGGAGACTTTGGCTTTGCAGCCTTTTGATGTATCATTCAGTGTTCAATACAAAATAACAGTTAATTAAACTAGACCTTATATTCAAAAGCTATGTTTTATGTTGCTGTCCAGCCTTGAAGTGGAAATGTAGACCTGAATATTTGACTGGGTAAAAGTAGCactaaaaaaattatgtttagaACGAGCGGTGTGCATACTGTAAAATAGAAAATGACTTTCATGGCACTGAGAATCATAAAACACGGGACGAGATGTTAAAAACTGTCCATtgtgccaatagatggtatgcactcacatgagatttgccgtgatgttgacagagtggcatgggaggtttatttcttagactgggttaagatgtcaattttgggacacatcctcagtagtgtgccttcgaatcagtgggtgtttcggcctttaattactaaacaccctcatcaaaggtggccagctaaagggtgatcaagccttagcttgtgtcccatgcccaattaagatttcccacgggactatgcaaggcagaggcgtcctcttccctgagccagccctacagctgaccgcatacctcatatgccctcctcaagttggagggatctgaattgggttctcaggtgggggtgggggggtcatgaaattatagcccagcaagggtccttccgtttgatccagatccactggctgcctctttcagctgcttgagaaactgctctgacggtctgccgcagagcctgtccatggattccaagttctttcagcaacctgatggtggaagaagccacgaatcctctgcatcccacttcaactggccagacttttgcattccagccacgctgagttgcgtctgctgccaactctgtgtaacgcagtttcttacgctcgtaggcctcttcaacagagttttcccacgggactgtgagctctatgatgtacacagcctttcgtgaaggggaccagagtaccatgtctggcctaaggttggtagaagcaatctcaggtggaaaaatgagttgctggccaatatcgacaagcatcttccagtcccgggccatgcctaggtgtccagtttctggctttgtaggaggatgcttgggccttttctgtccctcccggatgaatgttgttgttttgacgggATTGCTTGTTTTTGGAGGTAATGAATTGGTTGCACTCCTCTTGGTCTCAAGTGCTGCAGCCAGGCTCTTGAGGACCTGATTGTGCCTCCAGGTGTAGCGGCCTTGTGAGAGGCTGGTCTTGCAACCTGTCATTATATGCCTGAGAGTCGCTGGAGCTGGGCAGAGGGGGCAGGTCGGGTCCTCGCCATACCATTGATGTAGGTTTTTTGGTGATGGAAGCACATAAGTAATGTATGACTACAATCGAACAAATTCATTCCCCAATAAAGGCTTCCTATCATAAAACTGTTTAATTGTTTATAATGCATACACCATTCACCTTAGTTTAATACTCATGACAGTCTTAAACTGGAGTGAAATAGAGTGTCAGATTTCTCTCCCTTCCACAGGGATAAACAAGTTCCTGAGAGAAGTTATGGTATACTTGACATTGCTTTATTACATTAATTAATGTTGTAGTTAACATGAATCAATGCAGTAATAAATTCAGCTACATTTTATTGTCTGTAATAAAGGTATTACTGTACAGCCTGGGGGTAACATACATTacatacaatacaacacagagacactGTAAAGACATTCCAATAATAAACAGACCTCATACACATGATCACATGATTCTCCTTCTGGGTAAGATACTGGATATCAGCTAATACAGAACAGATATAGAGTACATTCTGAAATTAATGAATAGTCATGATTAGAAATGACAGATTACATAACCGAAATAACTACCAGATTACAATTGTTAATGCTCAGGATGCCAAACCAGCCTATAAAATGTATAAATGCAGATCTAGACTAATGCCCAGATGTTGGTTATTGTCAACAGTCTCCCCAAACTGATCCTttacagtactttgttgagggGAAGGAAAGATTGACTGACCATAACAGAATCTTTCCAACATTTTGTGTCTGTTTCCCTGTTGCAGGAAATGTAAAGCTTGTAGGatttttcctgttgctgcagtgttattttcctgctgtcgcgtaatggctcaaattaagatcctacatctgtaatactgcaataataataaaaatgatAGTGTGGGCAGTCCTATTTTCATTGTGAATTTAGCTGAATTGACAAAGTTGTGTCCCAACATTTTATTAGGTCTCAGAATCTGAAGACAGGATCATTTCCTCTGACAATTTTGCATCAACGTTGGCAAGTTTCATCTGGGAGAAAGTGCATCTCCACCTCCTTTTGACACAAATGAAAATGCCCAATAGAATAACAATCAGCAGCATCACCAGTAGAACTGAGAGGGTGGATAGGTGAACTCTCTCTGCCCCAGACTCCCAACTGACATCCAGCTTGTTGTCCAGACTGAGGTGAGAGGCAGTACAGGTGTAGATGTGTCTCTTCTTTAGCACCTCAGTACTGACCTCCAGACTCTTCCTCAGTTGGTAGTTCCCATCTCCACTAGGCAGCACCTGCCCCCCTGTCAGCTCCTGTTCTGCCACTGGCTGGCCATCTCTCAGCAGGGTCAGGTTGATGTGGCGGGGGTAGAAACCAAACGCCAGGCAGCTCACCTGGAGCCCTCCAGAAACCTCTTTCTTTATCAACCTGAGTCTGGGAGGAACTTTACACATCACaatgttcttctctctcttcagGAATGTCTTCATTGTTTTGATGCAAATAGGAAGACAAACATTCTCAACAACTTTTCTTTCATATTCTTGCATCATCCCATCCTAGTAGTAGTTTCCCAGAATCGTATATAATATGTGTCATGTTGTAATACATTGTATAATCCACAAAAATGGCATTGAAAGTGTCCTTATGCAAGAACAGGGCCGGTTCACCATTGTCCAACATCTCACAGCCAACCATTCTTTGCTGAACTTGAACACCTTCCGTGAGATTAAAGCTGTGCTTTAGGTCAAATTATCTCTGTTTATGCCGTGGTACAAAGTTCCAAATACATAAACTATGTCCTGAGCTTCCTCATCAAGTACAGTGacttcctattttgttgccttacaacctggaattaaaatagatttttggggggtttgtatcatttgatttacacaacatgcctaccactttgaagacgcaaaatattttttcttgtgaaacaaacaagaaataagacaaaaacaactgaaaacttgagcgtgcataacaattcacccccccaaagtcaatactttgtagagccaccttttgcagcaattacagctgcaagtctcttgtggtatgtctctacaagcttggcacatctagccactgggatttttgcccattcttctaggcaaaactgctccagctccttcaagttggatgggttccgctggtgtacagcaatctttaagtcataccacagattctcaatgggattgaggtatGGGTTATGActgggccattccaagacatttgaatgtttccccttaaaccactcgagtgttgctttagcagtatgcttagggtcattgccctgctggaaggtgaacctccgtcccagtctcaaatctctggaagactgaaacaggtatccctcaagaatatccctgtatttagcagcatccatcattccttcaattctgacaagtttcccagtccctgccgatgaaaagcatccacacagcatgatgctgccaccaccatgcttcactgtggggatggtgttctcggggtgatgggaggagttgggtttgcgccagacatagcgttttccttgttgGTCAAAAAGCTctgttttagtctcatctgaccagagtgccttcttccatatgtttggggagtctcccacgtgccttttggcgaacacaaaacatgtttgcttattttttttctttaagcaatggctttttctggcccctcttccgtaaagcccaggtctgtggagtgtatggcttaaagtggtcctatggacagatactccaatctccgctgtggagctttccagctccttcagggttatatttggtctctttgttgcctctccgattaatgccctccttgcctggtccgtgagttttggtgggcggctctttcttggcaggtttgttgtggtgccatattctttccattttttaataatggaataAATGGTGCTGCGTGGGATGtttaaagtttctgatatttttttataacccaaccctgatctgtccttctccacaaccttatccctgacctgtttggagagctccttggtcttcatggtgccgcttgtgtcacgacttctaccgaagtcggtccctctccttgttcgggcggcgttcggcggttcacgtcaccggccttctagccatcgccgatccacttttcattttcattatatgtccattacatgaaatccaaatagaaatacatttaaatgacaggttgtaatgcaacaaaataggaaaactgccaaggggggatgaatacttttgcaaggcactgtattctgTCTGGGGTGTTATGTCCCTTGTAGATAAATTGCTTATCATTGGAGTCATAGTAAGCCACTTGAATGTCATCTATCATCACCACAACCGTAAACGCAGGGAAAGGTGTCTCTCCGATGATGTATGTTATAAGTGTCCAGAGAGAATGTGATCCTAAACCTGGGAGAGGAGTGATATTATGCACAGTTATGgacattttacattttataaCATAACAAGAAGACAGACAGTTTCCCCATGAT
The sequence above is a segment of the Salvelinus alpinus chromosome 33, SLU_Salpinus.1, whole genome shotgun sequence genome. Coding sequences within it:
- the LOC139563204 gene encoding major histocompatibility complex class I-related gene protein-like yields the protein MMQEYERKVVENVCLPICIKTMKTFLKREKNIVMCKVPPRLRLIKKEVSGGLQVSCLAFGFYPRHINLTLLRDGQPVAEQELTGGQVLPSGDGNYQLRKSLEVSTEVLKKRHIYTCTASHLSLDNKLDVSWESGAERVHLSTLSVLLVMLLIVILLGIFICVKRRWRCTFSQMKLANVDAKLSEEMILSSDSET